The proteins below come from a single Mytilus edulis chromosome 5, xbMytEdul2.2, whole genome shotgun sequence genomic window:
- the LOC139523123 gene encoding netrin receptor UNC5A-like isoform X1, with the protein MDPSHAEQQEEVQPPEGDVTEEPIENPSITTHVDENPGTRRVCDLPEKGSWSCWEDDGHCSTSCGNGTQLRRRRCNNPAPTNGGETCLGDILNKVHCHTKECPVYKWGHLKELNLTQNDLKDIMKDEINEMKNNLTIDSKNISATIRKRISARDDRLSAASVGYVGVALLVIPLVMIIVVDAPRVFAVVATIYRKVCSRKSAQLANAQ; encoded by the exons ATGGATCCCAGTCATGCGGAACAGCAGGAAGAGGTTCAGCCCCCAGAGGGAGATGTCACTGAAGAACCTATAGAGAATCCGTCTATAACCACACATGTAGATGAAAATCCCGGGACGAGGCGAGTATGCGACCTCCCAGAAAAAG GATCATGGAGCTGTTGGGAGGATGATGGTCACTGCTCAACTTCCTGTGGCAACGGGACGCAATTAAGGCGAAGACGATGCAATAATCCAGCGCCAACAAATGGCGGAGAAACATGTCTCGGTGACATTCTAAACAAGGTGCATTGTCACACAAAAGAGTGTCCAG TTTATAAATGGGGACATTTGAAAGAGCTTAACCTAACACAGAATGATCTTAAAGACATTATGAAGGACGAGATAAATGAAATGAAGAACAACTTAACCATCGACTCGAAAAACATATCTGCTACTATCAGAAAACGCATATCAGCACGTGACGATAGACTGTCTGCTGCATCCGTAGGTTATGTAGGTGTCGCTCTGTTAGTGATTCCATTGGTAATGATTATTGTTGTGGACGCTCCACGTGTTTTCGCCGTTGTAGCAACTATTTACAGAAAAGTTTGTTCAAGAAAGTCGGCACAACTTGCAAATGCTCAATAG
- the LOC139523123 gene encoding netrin receptor UNC5A-like isoform X2, with protein sequence MDDIYTSYGNRDIPLSRSWSCWEDDGHCSTSCGNGTQLRRRRCNNPAPTNGGETCLGDILNKVHCHTKECPVYKWGHLKELNLTQNDLKDIMKDEINEMKNNLTIDSKNISATIRKRISARDDRLSAASVGYVGVALLVIPLVMIIVVDAPRVFAVVATIYRKVCSRKSAQLANAQ encoded by the exons ATGGACGACATTTACACTTCCTACGGAAATCGAGACATACCACTGTCAA GATCATGGAGCTGTTGGGAGGATGATGGTCACTGCTCAACTTCCTGTGGCAACGGGACGCAATTAAGGCGAAGACGATGCAATAATCCAGCGCCAACAAATGGCGGAGAAACATGTCTCGGTGACATTCTAAACAAGGTGCATTGTCACACAAAAGAGTGTCCAG TTTATAAATGGGGACATTTGAAAGAGCTTAACCTAACACAGAATGATCTTAAAGACATTATGAAGGACGAGATAAATGAAATGAAGAACAACTTAACCATCGACTCGAAAAACATATCTGCTACTATCAGAAAACGCATATCAGCACGTGACGATAGACTGTCTGCTGCATCCGTAGGTTATGTAGGTGTCGCTCTGTTAGTGATTCCATTGGTAATGATTATTGTTGTGGACGCTCCACGTGTTTTCGCCGTTGTAGCAACTATTTACAGAAAAGTTTGTTCAAGAAAGTCGGCACAACTTGCAAATGCTCAATAG